The genome window GCCACTTCCTGAATCAGGTGTGCACGCACATGGCCGACGTGGACTACGGTGAAATCCGCATCTACGCCGGCAATTACGACGACTACATGCTGGCTTCCACTCAGGCCCGCGAGCGCCTGGTGTCGAACAACGCCAAGGCCAAGGAACGCGTGGCCGAATTGCAGGACTTCGTGCGCCGCTTTGCCGCCAACAAGTCCAAGTCACGCCAAGCCACGTCGCGCTTAAAGCAAATCGACCGGATCAAGGCCGACCAGGTTGTCGTCAAGCCGTCTTCGCGCCAGAACCCGTACATCCGCTTTGAACAAAACAAGGTCATGCACCGTCTGGCGGTCACTGTCGAAAACCTGACCAAGGCTTACGACGCACCCGTGATCACCAAGTTCTCGGCCATGGTTGATGCCGGCGAAAAGATCGCCATCATCGGCGCGAACGGCGTGGGTAAGACCACCTTGCTGCGCTTGCTGGCCACGGAGCTGCAACCGGATTCGGGCTCGGTTAAATGGTCTGAAAACGCTGACCTGGGCTACATGGCTCAGGACGTGTCCGACCAATTCCTGCAAACCGACATCAACCTGCTGGACTGGATGGGCGACCATCGCCAGCAAGGCGACGATGACCAATCCATCCGTTCGGTTCTGGGCCGCCTGCTGTTTTCGGCAGACGATCTGCCCAAGGCGCCCAAGGTGCTGTCGGGTGGAGAAAAGAACCGCATGACCTTCGGCCGCCTGATGCTGGGCCGGCATAATGTCATGCTGCTGGACGAGCCGACCAACCACTTGGATATGGAATCGATCGAATCGCTCCAGTTCGCGTTGGAAAAGTACGAAGGCACGCTCGTTTTTGTGTCGCATGACCGCGAATTCGTTTCCGGTCTGGCGACCCGCGTGATTGAAATTCTGCCTACGGGCGAGATCATCGACTATCGCGGCGGCTACGAAGACTATCTGGAATCGCGCGGCATCGAAGCCTGATGCTGATAAACACGGCGCACCCCAGGGTGCGCCGTGTTGTTTCTGGCCGTGTTGGGCCCAAGGCGCATCGGTTTCCAGCGTCGCCATTCAGCCAGCTGCAAACTGCCTACGCTATCATCGGGTAAACCCTGGCCTTTTCTGGTCAGGCAACTGCCCCGTCTTCCATGTCCCCCACACTGCATACCGCGCCTGACGGCGCGCAGATCGGCACGTTCACGCTGACGTCCCGCATCGTTTCCATCGCCTTCTTTACGTTCATCTGCTATTTGGCCATCGGGCTGCCGCTGGCCGTATTGCCCGGTTATGTCCACGACAAGCTGGGTTATGGCTCTGTCCTGGCGGGCCTGGCAATCAGTGTGCAATACGTGGCAACCTTGTTAAGCCGCTCGCACGCGGGCCGCATGGCGGACACCGTGGGGCCGAAACAGACGGTGGTGATCGGCATGGCGGCTTGCGCGGCCAGCGGCGTTTTTCTGCTATTGGCCTACGCGTTTGAGCGCAGCGGCTGGCTGAGCCTGACGGCGATCATCATCAGCCGGCTTGCGCTGGGGTTCGGCGAAAGCTGGGTCGGCACGGGGTCGGCCACCTGGGCCATTGCCCGTGTAGGCCCCTTGCACACCGCCCGTGTGATTTCGTGGAACGGCATCTGTACCTATGGCGGTCTGGCATTGGGTGCGCCCCTTGGCGTCTATCTGGAAACCGAATGGAGCATGGGCGCACTCGGCGGCGCGGTGCTGCTGCTTGGCCTGATCGGCCTGGGCCTGGCGATTTCACGGGCAGCAGTTGCCATCGTCGGCGGGCACCGCATGGCATTCAAGAGCGTGGTGCTGCGCGTTTTCCCGCACGGCATGGCTCTGGGGCTGGGCTCGGTCGGTTTCGGCACGCTGGCCGCCTTTGTGGCGCTGTATTACGCCAGTTTTTCGTGGGACGGCGCGGCCCATGCGCTAAGTGCATTCGGCTGCGCGTTTATCGGCGTGCGCTTGTTGTTTGCGGGCACTATCACTCGCTTTGGCGGTTTCCGGGTGGCGCAGGTGTCTTTCCTGGTCGAAGCTGCGGGCTTGGTACTGCTGTGGCTGGCGCCTAATCCCACCGCCGCGTTGCTCGGCGCCGCGTTGACGGGTTGCGGTTTTGCGCTCGTCTTTCCGGCGATTGGGGTTGAGGCGGTGGCCCGGGTGCCCGCAGGCAGCCGAGGAGCTGCGCTGGGGGCCTATTCGGCGTTTCTGGATCTCGCCCTGGGCGTGACGGGGCCAATCGCGGGGTATATCTCGAGCGGCTACGGTTATCCGTCAATCTTCTTGTCGGCGGGGGTGGCGGTGTTGGCGGGTTTCACGATTGCGTATGGATTGCAGCGGCATGCCAACCACGAACGGGCCTTGAAGGCGGCGGCTTAAGGCAAGCCGGGAAGGGCGGTTGTTATTACTAAACCAACTAAAGACATTCAATATTGATTGTTTGGATTCATATAACGAATTGTTAGATTAGGGCTCGTTCCCACGCGCGCCACGATTCGTTCCATGAACCTGACCTTCGATCACGTCCACAAACACTTCGGCGATTTGCCCGTTGTGGATGGCTTTACCAGCGAAATCAAGACCGGTGAACTGGTCGCTCTGGTCGGTCCGTCTGGCTGCGGCAAATCCACCTTGCTGCATTTGGCCGCAGGGCTGGAATCGCCCACGCAAGGCAAGGTGCTGGCTGATGGCCAAGCCATCGCCGGTCCGCACCCCAGCCGCACGCTGGTTTTCCAGGAACACGCGCTGTATCCCTGGCTGACCATCGAAGACAATGTGGCGTTGGCGCTGGAATTCCAAAACACCCCGAAAAAACGCGCCCGCGCTGCCGCCCGTGAATGGCTGGCACGCGTCAGTCTGGCGGGTTTTGAACACTATTACCCTCATCAGGTGTCCGGCGGCATGCGGCAACGCGCCGCGTTGGCGCGCGCCTTTATCGCGCAGCCCAAGACGATGCTGATGGACGAGCCCTTTGGCGCGCTGGACGCCTTGACGCGTCTGAGCCTGCAAGATGTGCTGCGCCAACTTATCGCGCAGGAAAAGCCCACCGTGCTGCTCGTGACGCACGATGTGGACGAGGCCCTGTTCCTGGCCGACCGCATCGTCGTCTTCAGCCCGCGCCCGGCGCGCGTGCTGCGCGAATTCAATCTGGCTCACCGCGTGAAAACCCACGATTTGTCGGATCTGGCCGCTGAAAAGCGCGAGATCCTGCGTCTGCTGGGCATTGCGGTAGACGGTTCGAACGCGCACGCCGATCTGGCCCTTGCTGCGTGAATCCGGCTGCCTGAATCCTGATTTCCATCTTAAGCGGCGCAATGCGCCAACCTGAATTCCCTGGAGCTCTTCTGATGAACTTGAAGAAATGGTTGTCCCTGCCGCTGGCCGCGGCGCTGCTGGCAGCGGCCCCCGTGATGGCCGCTGAAAAATTCCGCGTCGGTTATCTGCGCGTGATGGACGATGCGCAAGCGATCGTGGCTCATGAGGGCGGCTACTACAAGAAGGCAGGGCTGGACACCGAGCTGATCGAATTCAAGTCGGGCACCGACTTGATCAAGGCCATTGTGGGCGGCCAGTTGGACATTGGCGTGCTGGGCTTCACCAACGCGGTGGCCTGGGCGTCCAAGGGTGCAGATTTGAAGGTGGTAGGCGGAGCCCAGCAGGGCTACCACTCGCTGATCGTGCGTGACGATTCGGGCATCAAGGATATCGCCGGCCTGAAGGGCAAGACGCTGGCTTCGCAAGCCGAAGGCAGCACCGCCGACGTCGTGTTGAAGGGCGTGGTGCTCAAGCAGGGCAACCTGGGTCCCGATGACGTGAACGTCATGGGCGTGAGCCCGGCCGTTGCGGTGCAGTCGCTGGTGGGCAAGCGGGTCGACGCCGCTTTCCTGTTTGAGCCCTATGACCGCATCGCGCAACTGGTTGCGCCCGTCAAACAGATCTACGAAGTGGGTCAGGCTTGGCCGTTCCCTTGCATGGTCGTGATTACCTCCGGCGAAACGCTGGCCAAGCGCAAGGATGACGTCTGGAAGGCGCTGGACGCCCAGAACCAGGCCATCACGCTGTTGCAGAAAGAACCCGCGCAGGCTTCCAAGCTGATCGCGTCCTATTTCATCGCAGAGCCCACGCTCAAGACGCTGAACCGTGGCGAACTGCCGCGCGAAACCGTGATTACTGAAGCCATCAGTACGCAGGTGTTCACGCCCAAGCTGACGGCCAAGGACACGGCCCGCATGCAGGAAATTGCAGACATTCTGCAAGCGCAAGGATCGCTGAAAACACGTGATGGCAAGCCTTACGACGTGTCCAGCATTGTCGATCTGTCCTGGCAAGAGGCGCGCAAACTTTGAGCTCGTCTACCCGAGTGACCGGCGCCCGCAAGCATCTTGCGGGCGTTTTGGGCGTCCTGTTCATTCTTGCGTTGTGGCAGTTGGCGGCGTTTGCCTTGCCTGACTTTCTGATGCCGGGCGTGCCTGCCGTGGTCGAACGCTTGTTCGAGGACTTGGGCAAGCAGTCGTTCCATCAAAGCCT of Achromobacter seleniivolatilans contains these proteins:
- a CDS encoding ABC-F family ATPase translates to MISTANLTIQFGPKPLFENVSVKFGEGNRYGLIGANGSGKSTFMKIIGGDLESSGGNVSLDPGVRLGKLRQDQFAFEDLRVLDVVMMGHTEMWAAMSERDAIYANPEATEDDYMRAAELEAKFAEYDGYTAEARAGELLLGLEIAVDLHNLPMREVAPGWKLRVLLAQALFSNPDVLLLDEPTNNLDINTIRWLENVLNGYQSTMIIISHDRHFLNQVCTHMADVDYGEIRIYAGNYDDYMLASTQARERLVSNNAKAKERVAELQDFVRRFAANKSKSRQATSRLKQIDRIKADQVVVKPSSRQNPYIRFEQNKVMHRLAVTVENLTKAYDAPVITKFSAMVDAGEKIAIIGANGVGKTTLLRLLATELQPDSGSVKWSENADLGYMAQDVSDQFLQTDINLLDWMGDHRQQGDDDQSIRSVLGRLLFSADDLPKAPKVLSGGEKNRMTFGRLMLGRHNVMLLDEPTNHLDMESIESLQFALEKYEGTLVFVSHDREFVSGLATRVIEILPTGEIIDYRGGYEDYLESRGIEA
- a CDS encoding MFS transporter, which gives rise to MSPTLHTAPDGAQIGTFTLTSRIVSIAFFTFICYLAIGLPLAVLPGYVHDKLGYGSVLAGLAISVQYVATLLSRSHAGRMADTVGPKQTVVIGMAACAASGVFLLLAYAFERSGWLSLTAIIISRLALGFGESWVGTGSATWAIARVGPLHTARVISWNGICTYGGLALGAPLGVYLETEWSMGALGGAVLLLGLIGLGLAISRAAVAIVGGHRMAFKSVVLRVFPHGMALGLGSVGFGTLAAFVALYYASFSWDGAAHALSAFGCAFIGVRLLFAGTITRFGGFRVAQVSFLVEAAGLVLLWLAPNPTAALLGAALTGCGFALVFPAIGVEAVARVPAGSRGAALGAYSAFLDLALGVTGPIAGYISSGYGYPSIFLSAGVAVLAGFTIAYGLQRHANHERALKAAA
- a CDS encoding ABC transporter ATP-binding protein, with translation MNLTFDHVHKHFGDLPVVDGFTSEIKTGELVALVGPSGCGKSTLLHLAAGLESPTQGKVLADGQAIAGPHPSRTLVFQEHALYPWLTIEDNVALALEFQNTPKKRARAAAREWLARVSLAGFEHYYPHQVSGGMRQRAALARAFIAQPKTMLMDEPFGALDALTRLSLQDVLRQLIAQEKPTVLLVTHDVDEALFLADRIVVFSPRPARVLREFNLAHRVKTHDLSDLAAEKREILRLLGIAVDGSNAHADLALAA
- a CDS encoding ABC transporter substrate-binding protein gives rise to the protein MNLKKWLSLPLAAALLAAAPVMAAEKFRVGYLRVMDDAQAIVAHEGGYYKKAGLDTELIEFKSGTDLIKAIVGGQLDIGVLGFTNAVAWASKGADLKVVGGAQQGYHSLIVRDDSGIKDIAGLKGKTLASQAEGSTADVVLKGVVLKQGNLGPDDVNVMGVSPAVAVQSLVGKRVDAAFLFEPYDRIAQLVAPVKQIYEVGQAWPFPCMVVITSGETLAKRKDDVWKALDAQNQAITLLQKEPAQASKLIASYFIAEPTLKTLNRGELPRETVITEAISTQVFTPKLTAKDTARMQEIADILQAQGSLKTRDGKPYDVSSIVDLSWQEARKL